One Polypterus senegalus isolate Bchr_013 chromosome 10, ASM1683550v1, whole genome shotgun sequence DNA segment encodes these proteins:
- the zic3 gene encoding zinc finger protein ZIC 3 yields MTMLLDSGPQFSALGVGGFGTPRHHEMSNRDAGLGLNPFGDSSFKLSPVAHDISSSQTSAFTPQVTSGYAAALGHHHSGQVASYGGGPFNSTREFLFRNRAAGIGESAATAQHGLFAPSAGSLHGPPGISDNPGHLLFPGLHEQTASHNSPNGHMVNSQMHLGLRGDLFGRPDPYRPVASPRTDHYGSAQLHNYNHPINMNMGMNVPSHHGPGAFFRYMRQPIKQEMSCKWIDETHINRTKKTCDRTFSTMHELVTHVSMEHVGGPEQSNHICYWEDCPREGKSFKAKYKLVNHIRVHTGEKPFPCPFPGCGKIFARSENLKIHKRTHTGEKPFKCEFEGCDRRFANSSDRKKHMHVHTSDKPYICKVCDKSYTHPSSLRKHMKVHESQGSESSPAASSGYESSTPPALVSASGEDPTKTPPSAVQNTASHNEGLPPNFNEWYV; encoded by the exons ATGACTATGCTGCTTGACAGCGGTCCGCAGTTTTCAGCGCTTGGAGTTGGGGGCTTCGGGACGCCGCGGCACCATGAAATGAGCAACAGGGATGCAGGGCTCGGACTAAATCCTTTTGGAGACTCTTCTTTCAAACTGAGCCCCGTCGCCCACGACATCTCTTCGAGTCAAACCTCCGCGTTTACTCCGCAGGTCACATCAGGCTACGCCGCAGCGCTGGGTCACCACCACTCTGGCCAGGTGGCTTCCTATGGCGGCGGACCATTCAACTCTACGAGAGAGTTTTTGTTTAGAAACCGCGCAGCTGGCATCGGAGAATCTGCGGCCACAGCGCAGCATGGGCTCTTCGCTCCTTCAGCGGGAAGCCTGCATGGACCTCCAGGAATCTCTGATAACCCAGGGCATCTTTTATTTCCAGGGTTGCACGAACAAACCGCCAGTCACAACTCTCCAAACGGACATATGGTAAACAGTCAAATGCATCTAGGTTTACGTGGGGACCTTTTCGGGAGACCTGACCCTTACCGACCAGTCGCGAGCCCTAGGACGGACCACTATGGAAGTGCTCAGCTCCACAACTATAATCACCCGATAAACATGAATATGGGAATGAATGTACCAAGCCACCACGGGCCAGGGGCTTTTTTTCGGTATATGCGACAGCCCATCAAGCAAGAAATGTCCTGCAAATGGATAGACGAAACCCATATAAACAGAACCAAAAAGACGTGCGACAGAACTTTCAGCACGATGCATGAGCTGGTGACGCATGTCTCCATGGAGCACGTCGGGGGTCCAGAGCAGAGTAACCACATTTGTTACTGGGAGGATTGTCCGAGGGAAGGAAAATCTTTTAAAGCCAAATACAAACTGGTGAATCATATAAGGGTACATACAGGGGAAAAGCCTTTTCCATGCCCTTTTCCTGGATGCGGGAAGATATTTGCAAGATCCGAAAATTTGAAAATACATAAAAGAACACACACAG gtgaaAAACCATTTAAATGTGAGTTTGAGGGCTGTGACCGACGCTTCGCAAacagtagtgaccgaaagaagcACATGCATGTACATACGTCAGACAAGCCATACATCTGCAAAGTGTGCGACAAGTCTTACACGCACCCCAGTTCTCTCAGGAAACACATGAAG GTTCATGAATCTCAAGGCTCGGAATCTTCTCCGGCAGCGAGTTCTGGCTACGAGTCGTCCACCCCACCCGCTTTAGTATCTGCAAGCGGAGAGGACCCAACAAAAACTCCGCCGTCTGCGGTTCAAAACACCGCCTCACACAATGAAGGACTCCCTCCCAATTTTAACGAATGGTACGTCTGA